Proteins encoded together in one Larus michahellis chromosome 4, bLarMic1.1, whole genome shotgun sequence window:
- the CKB gene encoding creatine kinase B-type isoform X1 produces the protein MPFSNSHNLLKMKNSADDEYPDLSVHNNHMAKVLTLDLYKKLRDKQTPSGFTLDDVIQTGVDNPGHPFIMTVGCVAGDEESYDVFKELFDPVIEDRHGGYKPTDEHKTDLNADNLQGGDDLDPNYVLSSRVRTGRSIRGFCLPPHCSRGERRAIEKLSVEALGSLEGDLKGKYYALRNMTDAEQQQLIDDHFLFDKPVSPLLLASGMARDWPDARGIWHNDNKTFLVWINEEDHLRVISMQKGGNMKEVFTRFCTGLTQIETLFKSKNYEFMWNPHLGYILTCPSNLGTGLRAGVHIKLPNLGKHEKFGEVLKRLRLQKRGTGGVDTAAVGGVFDVSNADRLGFSEVELVQMVVDGVKLLIEMEKRLEKGQSIDDLIPAQK, from the exons ATGCCCTTCTCAAACAGCCACAACCTCCTGAAGATGAAGAACTCTGCTGATGATGAGTACCCTGACTTGAGCGTTCACAACAATCACATGGCCAAAGTGCTGACCCTGGACCTGTACAAGAAGTTGAGGGATAAACAGACTCCCAGTGGATTTACCCTGGATGATGTCATCCAGACTGGGGTTGACAACCCAG GCCATCCCTTCATAATGACAGTAGGATGTGTAGCTGGTGATGAAGAATCCTATGATGTGTTTAAGGAACTCTTTGATCCAGTTATTGAAGACAGGCATGGTGGCTACAAACCAACTGATGAGCACAAGACCGACCTGAATGCTGATAACTTGCAG GGAGGTGATGACCTGGATCCCAATTACGTGCTAAGTTCCCGTGTCAGAACCGGTAGAAGCATCCGTGGATTCTGTCTTCCCCCGCACTGTAGTCGAGGAGAGAGGCGGGCTATTGAAAAGCTCTCTGTTGAAG CTCTGGGTAGTCTGGAAGGTGATCTCAAGGGGAAGTACTACGCTTTGAGGAACATGACtgatgcagagcagcagcagctgattgATGATCACTTCCTGTTTGACAAGccagtttctcctcttctgttgGCTTCTGGGATGGCACGAGATTGGCCTGATGCCAGGGGTATCTG GCACAATGACAACAAGACCTTCCTTGTTTGGATCAATGAGGAGGATCACCTTAGAGTTATTTCCATGCAGAAAGGTGGCAACATGAAGGAAGTATTCACCCGCTTCTGCACTGGCCTAACACAG ATAGAAACTCTCTTCAAGTCCAAAAACTACGAGTTCATGTGGAATCCACATTTGGGCTATATCCTGACCTGCCCATCCAACCTTGGAACAGGGCTCCGTGCTGGTGTGCACATCAAGCTACCGAACCTTGGGAAACATGAGAAGTTTGGAGAAGTCCTCAAGAGGCTGCGGCTGCAGAAACGAGGCACAG GTGGTGTGGACACGGCTGCTGTTGGAGGAGTGTTTGATGTCTCCAATGCCGATCGTCTTGGCTTCTCGGAGGTGGAGCTAGTGCAGATGGTGGTGGATGGTGTGAAGCTGCTCATTGAAATGGAAAAACGCCTTGAAAAAGGCCAGTCCATTGATGACCTCATACCAGCTCAGAAATAA
- the CKB gene encoding creatine kinase B-type isoform X2 translates to MAQLNNQRLPPDEEYPDLSTHNNHMAKVLTLDLYKKLRDRVTPSGFTLDDVIQTGVDNPGHPFIMTVGCVAGDEESYDVFKELFDPVIEDRHGGYKPTDEHKTDLNADNLQGGDDLDPNYVLSSRVRTGRSIRGFCLPPHCSRGERRAIEKLSVEALGSLEGDLKGKYYALRNMTDAEQQQLIDDHFLFDKPVSPLLLASGMARDWPDARGIWHNDNKTFLVWINEEDHLRVISMQKGGNMKEVFTRFCTGLTQIETLFKSKNYEFMWNPHLGYILTCPSNLGTGLRAGVHIKLPNLGKHEKFGEVLKRLRLQKRGTGGVDTAAVGGVFDVSNADRLGFSEVELVQMVVDGVKLLIEMEKRLEKGQSIDDLIPAQK, encoded by the exons ATGGCCCAACTAAATAATCAGAGACTGCCTCCTGATGAGGAGTACCCGGACCTGAGCACCCACAACAACCACATGGCCAAAGTTCTAACCCTGGATTTATACAAGAAACTGAGAGACAGAGTCACGCCCAGTGGCTTCACCCTGGATGATGTCATTCAGACTGGGGTTGATAATCCTG GCCATCCCTTCATAATGACAGTAGGATGTGTAGCTGGTGATGAAGAATCCTATGATGTGTTTAAGGAACTCTTTGATCCAGTTATTGAAGACAGGCATGGTGGCTACAAACCAACTGATGAGCACAAGACCGACCTGAATGCTGATAACTTGCAG GGAGGTGATGACCTGGATCCCAATTACGTGCTAAGTTCCCGTGTCAGAACCGGTAGAAGCATCCGTGGATTCTGTCTTCCCCCGCACTGTAGTCGAGGAGAGAGGCGGGCTATTGAAAAGCTCTCTGTTGAAG CTCTGGGTAGTCTGGAAGGTGATCTCAAGGGGAAGTACTACGCTTTGAGGAACATGACtgatgcagagcagcagcagctgattgATGATCACTTCCTGTTTGACAAGccagtttctcctcttctgttgGCTTCTGGGATGGCACGAGATTGGCCTGATGCCAGGGGTATCTG GCACAATGACAACAAGACCTTCCTTGTTTGGATCAATGAGGAGGATCACCTTAGAGTTATTTCCATGCAGAAAGGTGGCAACATGAAGGAAGTATTCACCCGCTTCTGCACTGGCCTAACACAG ATAGAAACTCTCTTCAAGTCCAAAAACTACGAGTTCATGTGGAATCCACATTTGGGCTATATCCTGACCTGCCCATCCAACCTTGGAACAGGGCTCCGTGCTGGTGTGCACATCAAGCTACCGAACCTTGGGAAACATGAGAAGTTTGGAGAAGTCCTCAAGAGGCTGCGGCTGCAGAAACGAGGCACAG GTGGTGTGGACACGGCTGCTGTTGGAGGAGTGTTTGATGTCTCCAATGCCGATCGTCTTGGCTTCTCGGAGGTGGAGCTAGTGCAGATGGTGGTGGATGGTGTGAAGCTGCTCATTGAAATGGAAAAACGCCTTGAAAAAGGCCAGTCCATTGATGACCTCATACCAGCTCAGAAATAA